The genomic window ACACCACAGCACCAGATATGGCCATTTTGAAGCCCCCAGCCATTCACTCCCGGTGTTTACCCGAACCCCAGCCGCGCGTTTGAATGGGGCTGTGTTGCCAGAGGCCGTGTCACTTAGATCAGGAGCACGGTGATTGCTGGCGAGAGACAATCCTCGCCTTGAATCGTCACCGCGGCGACCAGAGATCGTGGAGGCGGGGGGAATCGAACCCCCGTCCGAAAGCACTCCACACCAGCGTCTACATGCTTAGCGCGTGTTTTTTATCTCAGACGGTGATCCCGACACGCACGCCGTGTCACCGTCCCAGCCACTCCACAGGTTCGGCTGGGGAGGTCTGCGGCCGACCCCCTTGCCTATCCCGCTAATACCCGCCCCCGACCGACCGCGGGAAATTTCGGCCGGGGACGCTCACGGCAACTTAGGCCGCGAGAGCGTATTCGTAATCGTCCGCAGTTAAATCTGCAGCCTGCCTTTTTAACGAGGGTACAGACCTCGACATGCAACCAGAGCTTCATCACTCCCGTCGAACCCAGTTCGCCCCCAGGATCGTCTAGTGAATCTGCCGGCCGGAAAAACCGGCCAACCCAGTAAATATAGGACCGTACGGGCCACTTGGCAAGGCCCCCTGTCGAGTTGACGCTAGAGCTTGTAGAGCTCGGCGCAGTTGTCGTGCACCACGCGGGCCAGCTGGGCATCGGTCAGGCCCTCGCCCACGGCAGCGATTGCCCGATCAGACCTGGGCCAGGTGGAGTCGGAGTGGGGAAAATCGTTTGCCCACATGATGCGCTCTATGTTGCACATGTCGGCCATGTGCCCCACCACCGCGTCGTCCTGAAAGGTGACGTAGATGTTCTCGCGAAAGTACTCGCTGGGCACCTTGGTAATGCCACCGGGCTTGAGCCAGAAGCGGTGGCGGTTGTAGGCGTGGTCCATGCGGTAGAGATAGTGGGGCACCCAGCCGGCGTCGGCCTCCACGCACACGACCTTCAGGCGTGGATGGCGCTCGAACACGCCGCCGAACACCATCATGCCCATGATGTCCTGGCAGCCGCGGATGATAGACATGAAGCCGTTGATGTTAGGCCCCCTGCCCTCGCGCATGTTGGCGAGATCGTCGGCCTTGCTCGTGAGAATGTGAAAGCTGACGGGCAGGTCGAGGTCGACGCAGGCCTGCCAGAACGGGTCCCAGCTGGGCTGGTCGTAGTCGTCGTCGCCTACCGGGTCACCGGCCAGCATGACACCGCGAAAGCCGAAGTCCTTTATCTGCTGCAGCTCCTCGATGCCCTCGTCTATAGTGCGCACCGCCGCCTGGCCTATGCCGATGAGCCTGTCGGGAGCGCCCTCGCAGAAACCCGCCAGCCAGCGGTTGTAGGCGTCGAAGCAGGCCTTGCGGAAGTCCGCGTCAGGGTGCAGGCAGATGATCATGCCCACCGAGGGATACAGCACCTCGGCCGACACGCCGTCCTGGTCCTGGGCCTCCAGGCGCGGGCCGACCTCCCAGCCGCCGTGATTAAGATCGTCCCACTTCCGGTTTATGTCGGCCAGTTCCTCGGCCGTGCGGCCGGCGGCGTTGATCATGCTCATGGGCACCGGCATGGGGAGTCCCTCCACGACGAAGGCCGCGCCCAGGGTCTCGTGCTGTACCAGGGTGGGCTTGCGGTCGCGGAAGACCGGGTCGATGTCGTCAAAAGCCTCCGGTGGCTCGCAGATGTGCGAGTCCGCGGAAATGGCAATTATATTTTCGGCGCTGGTGGTCACGGTAATCCTCCCGATGGGCCCCCGTCGGGACCGCCAAGTGCACAGTGAGCCCGCCGTCCACCGCCGTTGCAAACGGGTCGGGGCGGCCCGCTACTCTCTTATGACCAGTCGCTTGCCCAGCCTGGTCTCAAGTGACATCGCATCGCTGGCCGGATCATCCACGACGTCGATGAGCAGCTTCGCATCGGCATAAAGCTTCTGCCATTCGCGCGGCAGGAAGACCGGTATGTCGGCCACGCGGCCTATTTCGCCGGCCCCGAAGGGAAGCAGGTAGTCCTCGTACAGGTGCGGTGCGCTGCCCTCGCAGCAGCCCCCATCAACAGTGATGGTGAGCACCCCGTCGTGCCTGCTGCGCACTGCGCGCAGGACGGCCTCTGCCTCGTCGGTGGCTTTTACCTCGCTCACTGCCAGACCACTTATCAGCCCACTACTATGCGCCCACTACTATGCGGTAGTTGACGTCGGCCACTGCCACCACCCGTCCGTCGGCGACAGAGGCAACCTCGGCGTGGGTAAAAAAGATCTCGCCGTCACTGTGCGACAGGCTGCCGTAGCCCACGAGGTCGGCGGCCGGCAAGGGGGCCAGCACGCGGGCCTGCATGCAGGGGGTCGATGCCTTGTGGGGGCCCGGGCCGGTGGTGGCCCAGGCGGCCATCGCGCCGGTGGTATCGAGCAGCGCCAGCACCGCGCCCTCGGCTACACCGCCGCCGGCGTCGAGGTTGCCCTGGGCAAGAGGCATTACGATACGCGAGCAGCTGTCGACCATGTGTTCGACGTTCATGCCCAGCCTGGCGGCGAAGGGAATCTGGCTTATGAACGGGCCCATGGGCCCCGGGTCTGCAGCTCCGTTGTCGCCCACGGCCGCGGGCAGCTCGACCCCGGCAGCGCCCATGCGTC from Candidatus Binatota bacterium includes these protein-coding regions:
- a CDS encoding amidohydrolase, with the translated sequence MIAISADSHICEPPEAFDDIDPVFRDRKPTLVQHETLGAAFVVEGLPMPVPMSMINAAGRTAEELADINRKWDDLNHGGWEVGPRLEAQDQDGVSAEVLYPSVGMIICLHPDADFRKACFDAYNRWLAGFCEGAPDRLIGIGQAAVRTIDEGIEELQQIKDFGFRGVMLAGDPVGDDDYDQPSWDPFWQACVDLDLPVSFHILTSKADDLANMREGRGPNINGFMSIIRGCQDIMGMMVFGGVFERHPRLKVVCVEADAGWVPHYLYRMDHAYNRHRFWLKPGGITKVPSEYFRENIYVTFQDDAVVGHMADMCNIERIMWANDFPHSDSTWPRSDRAIAAVGEGLTDAQLARVVHDNCAELYKL
- a CDS encoding DUF779 domain-containing protein, which produces MISGLAVSEVKATDEAEAVLRAVRSRHDGVLTITVDGGCCEGSAPHLYEDYLLPFGAGEIGRVADIPVFLPREWQKLYADAKLLIDVVDDPASDAMSLETRLGKRLVIRE
- a CDS encoding hotdog fold thioesterase; translated protein: MDHVEQWLADSAFNKSLGVVAAELSDERVVLELPFDEGNTNPGNVLHGGVAASMIALSAQAMARTALGEDSGPWHTSAVQVTWLAAAREEGITATARLLRKGKELAFVDVAVSSESGRDIARGLVSVRGRMGAAGVELPAAVGDNGAADPGPMGPFISQIPFAARLGMNVEHMVDSCSRIVMPLAQGNLDAGGGVAEGAVLALLDTTGAMAAWATTGPGPHKASTPCMQARVLAPLPAADLVGYGSLSHSDGEIFFTHAEVASVADGRVVAVADVNYRIVVGA